Proteins from a genomic interval of Kitasatospora herbaricolor:
- a CDS encoding L,D-transpeptidase, with translation MESIRRPVGSIRRAAAVAVLGGVLVLTTACGGGGGAAGSGQQPPAGAALGGAGGAGGGASAPAGARSEQPQPKVSAAVLDITPKNGAEGVAPGALRVSVAGGRLTAVKVTDKDGREVPGAATADGAAWTPAAPLAVGTAYRVSAQASDPAGVPATAESGFTTLTPQSEASPTDNISDGETYGVGMILSVAFDKDVKNKAEVAKGITFETDNGTVVKGHWFGDRRLDLRPEAYWKPGTKVTVHYRLKSVEIAPGVYGGVDRDEPFTIGRSQVSTVDANTHEMTVVRDGQTSVIPITSGSPEHPTWNGTMVISAKEGVVNMRSSTLPGMTGEPYDLMVPHSMRLTDTGTYVHGNYWGHSFGEDNTSHGCVGLQDVKGGGAGTVAGKFYDSSLVGDVVTVQNSKRGQVEPDNGLSGWNLPWGSW, from the coding sequence GTGGAGTCGATACGCAGGCCCGTCGGGTCGATACGCAGGGCAGCGGCCGTCGCGGTGCTGGGCGGTGTGCTGGTGCTGACCACCGCGTGCGGCGGGGGCGGCGGGGCGGCCGGCAGCGGTCAGCAGCCCCCCGCGGGGGCGGCACTGGGCGGGGCCGGCGGAGCGGGCGGAGGCGCCTCGGCGCCGGCCGGCGCGAGGTCGGAGCAGCCGCAGCCGAAGGTCTCGGCGGCGGTGCTGGACATCACCCCGAAGAACGGCGCCGAGGGCGTGGCCCCGGGCGCGCTGCGGGTCTCGGTGGCTGGCGGCAGGCTCACCGCCGTCAAGGTCACCGACAAGGACGGCCGGGAGGTACCGGGGGCCGCCACCGCCGACGGCGCCGCCTGGACACCGGCCGCGCCGCTGGCCGTCGGCACGGCGTACCGGGTCAGCGCGCAGGCGTCCGACCCGGCCGGGGTGCCGGCCACGGCGGAGAGCGGCTTCACCACCCTGACGCCGCAGAGCGAGGCCTCGCCCACCGACAACATCTCCGACGGCGAGACCTACGGGGTCGGGATGATCCTTTCGGTGGCCTTCGACAAGGACGTGAAGAACAAGGCCGAGGTGGCGAAGGGCATCACCTTCGAGACCGACAACGGCACCGTGGTCAAGGGCCACTGGTTCGGCGACCGCCGGCTGGACCTGCGCCCCGAGGCGTACTGGAAGCCCGGCACCAAGGTCACCGTGCACTACCGGCTGAAGAGCGTGGAGATCGCGCCCGGCGTGTACGGCGGGGTGGACCGCGACGAGCCGTTCACCATCGGCCGCTCGCAGGTCTCCACGGTGGACGCGAACACCCACGAGATGACCGTGGTGCGGGACGGCCAGACCTCCGTCATCCCGATCACCTCGGGCTCGCCCGAGCACCCGACCTGGAACGGGACGATGGTGATCTCCGCCAAGGAGGGCGTGGTGAACATGCGTTCCAGCACCCTCCCGGGGATGACCGGCGAGCCGTACGACCTGATGGTGCCGCACTCGATGCGGCTCACCGACACCGGCACCTACGTGCACGGAAACTACTGGGGCCACTCCTTCGGCGAGGACAACACCAGCCACGGCTGCGTCGGCCTGCAGGACGTGAAGGGCGGCGGCGCCGGCACCGTGGCGGGGAAGTTCTACGACTCCTCGCTGGTCGGCGACGTGGTCACGGTGCAGAACTCCAAGCGCGGCCAGGTGGAGCCGGACAACGGCCTCAGCGGCTGGAACCTGCCCTGGGGATCCTGGTAG
- a CDS encoding ATP-binding protein produces the protein MAGWGEAEQSSHPGSGLLGDAPSENRPLALAALERLSPTELEQVYFGRMCEQDGSDEVVLPSRPQSASVARRLVLSVLQSWGLHQLLEAGELLAGELIANAVRHAAGRTIGLQVQRRAGWLRVEVRDSSRALPCRIVAEPGGEAGYGLQLVDDLADRWGADLLPRGKAVWFELKIRERG, from the coding sequence ATGGCGGGATGGGGCGAAGCGGAACAGTCATCACATCCTGGGTCCGGCCTGCTGGGTGACGCCCCGTCGGAGAACCGGCCCCTGGCGCTGGCAGCCCTGGAGCGGCTCAGTCCGACCGAGCTGGAGCAGGTGTACTTCGGCCGGATGTGCGAGCAGGACGGGTCCGACGAGGTGGTGCTGCCCTCCCGGCCCCAGTCCGCCTCGGTGGCCCGGCGGCTGGTCCTGTCCGTCCTGCAGTCCTGGGGTCTGCACCAACTGCTGGAAGCCGGGGAGCTGTTGGCCGGCGAGCTGATCGCGAACGCCGTCCGCCACGCCGCCGGCCGTACCATCGGCCTCCAGGTCCAGCGCCGGGCCGGCTGGCTACGGGTGGAGGTCCGGGACTCCTCGCGGGCCCTGCCCTGCCGGATCGTCGCCGAGCCCGGCGGCGAGGCCGGCTACGGCCTCCAGCTGGTCGACGACCTGGCGGACCGCTGGGGCGCCGACCTGCTGCCGCGCGGCAAGGCCGTCTGGTTCGAGCTGAAGATCCGCGAGCGCGGCTGA
- a CDS encoding ATP-binding protein: protein MPETLHPTPSAVTEQTCWLPRRRRSARAARRLLGAFLSRHEGGEHYVEVGELLLSELVTNAIEHAHVPPDRLIMVHFALTEGRLRIEVHDPGDHHLDTGAAVALPAPDEESGRGLWLVRHLSDQWGCQARTSGIGKAVWCTVAPAPSSTPTARRSAA from the coding sequence ATGCCCGAAACCCTCCACCCCACCCCGTCCGCCGTCACCGAACAGACCTGCTGGCTGCCGCGCCGCCGCAGATCCGCCAGGGCGGCCCGCCGACTGCTGGGCGCTTTCCTCTCCCGGCACGAGGGCGGCGAACACTACGTCGAGGTGGGCGAGTTGCTGCTCAGCGAGCTGGTCACGAACGCCATCGAGCACGCCCATGTACCGCCCGACCGCCTGATCATGGTCCACTTCGCGCTCACCGAGGGACGGCTGCGGATCGAGGTCCACGACCCCGGCGACCACCATCTCGACACCGGTGCGGCCGTCGCCCTGCCCGCACCGGACGAGGAATCCGGACGCGGACTGTGGCTGGTGCGCCACCTGTCGGACCAGTGGGGCTGCCAGGCCCGTACGAGCGGCATCGGCAAGGCCGTCTGGTGCACGGTCGCCCCGGCTCCCTCCAGCACCCCGACCGCCCGCAGGAGCGCCGCATGA
- a CDS encoding helix-turn-helix domain-containing protein, translating into MDSPTVLRRRLGTELGKLRAASRMAAKDVAATLGWSASKLSRIESGSVPLQDRDAARLLAHYGVDDPAEVKQFINLARQSRQQGWWHAYGDALPDWFRAYIGLEADATKIETFQCELVPGLLQTEDYARQVIRAMNPGEASEDIERRVALRMERQQILDRPQPPRIWAIIGEAVMRRQVGDPSQMSGQLHHMADMAEGRPNMTIQVLPFSAGAHAAMGSSSSILSFSDLPGRVAYSEVTTISIYTERESEIARHEDTFLRLMASSVQPEKSVSWLREVAEEYK; encoded by the coding sequence GTGGACAGTCCGACCGTGCTGCGGCGTAGGCTCGGCACCGAGCTGGGCAAGTTGCGCGCGGCGAGCAGGATGGCTGCCAAAGACGTTGCCGCCACGCTGGGTTGGTCCGCTTCCAAGTTGAGCAGGATCGAAAGCGGCAGCGTGCCCTTGCAAGATCGCGATGCGGCGAGGCTTCTTGCTCACTATGGAGTCGACGATCCGGCAGAGGTGAAGCAGTTCATCAACCTGGCCCGGCAGAGTCGACAGCAGGGCTGGTGGCACGCCTACGGTGATGCGCTTCCTGACTGGTTCAGGGCCTACATCGGACTTGAAGCCGACGCCACGAAGATCGAGACATTTCAATGTGAGCTGGTGCCCGGGCTGTTGCAGACCGAGGACTATGCCCGGCAGGTCATCCGAGCGATGAATCCCGGAGAGGCCTCAGAGGACATCGAGCGCAGGGTGGCGCTGCGCATGGAGCGGCAGCAGATTCTCGATCGACCTCAGCCGCCGCGCATTTGGGCGATCATCGGGGAGGCTGTCATGAGGCGCCAGGTCGGCGATCCCTCGCAGATGAGTGGTCAGCTCCATCACATGGCGGACATGGCCGAGGGCCGGCCCAACATGACGATTCAGGTGCTGCCGTTCTCGGCAGGCGCACATGCTGCCATGGGCTCCTCGTCCTCCATCCTTTCGTTCAGTGATCTTCCCGGACGTGTGGCCTACTCCGAAGTCACAACCATCAGTATCTATACCGAGCGGGAGTCGGAGATCGCACGTCATGAGGACACGTTTCTCCGTCTCATGGCGTCGTCGGTCCAGCCGGAGAAGTCAGTCTCTTGGTTGAGGGAAGTCGCAGAGGAGTACAAGTGA
- a CDS encoding DUF397 domain-containing protein, with protein sequence MKQGDLGIKWHKSTYSNGQGECVEVADGLPGVVPVRDSKDPEGPALLFRAEAWSAFVAGVKAGDLPAV encoded by the coding sequence GTGAAACAGGGCGACCTTGGTATCAAGTGGCACAAGAGCACCTACAGCAACGGCCAGGGAGAGTGCGTTGAGGTCGCTGACGGGCTTCCCGGAGTGGTACCCGTCCGCGACTCGAAGGACCCCGAGGGTCCGGCACTGCTGTTCCGCGCCGAGGCCTGGTCGGCCTTCGTCGCCGGGGTCAAGGCGGGCGATCTCCCGGCCGTCTGA
- a CDS encoding L-serine ammonia-lyase, with translation MAISVFDLFSIGIGPSSSHTVGPMRAARMFARRLKSEGLLAQTAAVRAELFGSLGATGHGHGTPKAVLLGLEGNSPRTVDVDQAELDVERIRATKQLRLLGHDLADAHQIAFDTDTQLILHRRRSLPYHANGMTLAAYDADGVPVLEKTYYSVGGGFVVDEDAIGADRVKPDDTALRYPFRTGEELLRLTRETGLSISGLMLENEKAWRSEAEIRAGLLEIWRVMQECVAAGMSREGILPGGLKVRRRAASGARAMRAEGIGPANAMEWVTLYAMAVNEENASGQRVVTAPTNGAAGIIPAVLHYFINFIPGADEDGIVRFLLAAGAIGMLFKENASISGAEVGCQGEVGSACSMAAGGLAEVLGGSPEQVENAAEIGIEHNLGLTCDPVGGLVQIPCIERNGMASVKAITAARMALRGDGRHHVSLDKAIKTMKETGADMKVKYKETSRGGLAVNVIEC, from the coding sequence GTGGCCATCAGCGTCTTCGACCTCTTCTCCATCGGCATCGGCCCGTCGAGTTCCCACACCGTCGGCCCCATGCGGGCGGCCCGGATGTTCGCCCGCCGCCTGAAGTCCGAGGGGCTGCTGGCCCAGACCGCCGCCGTCCGGGCCGAACTGTTCGGCTCGCTCGGCGCCACCGGCCACGGCCACGGCACCCCCAAGGCCGTCCTGCTCGGCCTGGAGGGCAACTCGCCCCGGACCGTCGACGTCGACCAGGCCGAACTGGACGTCGAGCGGATCAGGGCGACCAAGCAGCTGCGGCTGCTCGGCCACGACCTGGCCGACGCCCACCAGATCGCCTTCGACACCGACACCCAGCTGATCCTGCACCGCCGCCGCTCGCTGCCGTACCACGCCAACGGGATGACCCTGGCCGCGTACGACGCCGACGGCGTGCCCGTGCTGGAGAAGACCTACTACTCGGTCGGCGGCGGCTTCGTGGTCGACGAGGACGCCATCGGCGCCGACCGCGTGAAGCCGGACGACACCGCGCTGCGCTACCCCTTCCGCACCGGCGAGGAACTGCTGCGCCTCACCCGGGAGACCGGGCTGTCGATCTCCGGCCTGATGCTGGAGAACGAGAAGGCCTGGCGCAGCGAGGCCGAGATCCGCGCCGGGCTGCTGGAGATCTGGCGGGTGATGCAGGAGTGCGTCGCCGCCGGCATGTCCCGCGAGGGCATCCTGCCGGGCGGCCTGAAGGTCCGCCGCCGCGCGGCCTCCGGCGCCCGGGCGATGCGGGCCGAGGGCATAGGGCCGGCCAACGCGATGGAGTGGGTGACCCTCTACGCGATGGCGGTGAACGAGGAGAACGCCTCCGGGCAGCGCGTCGTCACCGCCCCGACCAACGGCGCGGCGGGCATCATCCCCGCCGTCCTGCACTACTTCATCAACTTCATCCCCGGCGCGGACGAGGACGGCATCGTCCGCTTCCTGCTCGCGGCCGGTGCGATCGGCATGCTCTTCAAGGAGAACGCCTCGATCTCCGGCGCCGAGGTCGGCTGCCAGGGCGAGGTCGGCTCGGCCTGCTCGATGGCGGCCGGCGGCCTCGCCGAGGTCCTGGGCGGCTCCCCCGAGCAGGTCGAGAACGCCGCCGAGATCGGCATCGAGCACAACCTCGGCCTCACCTGCGACCCGGTCGGCGGCCTGGTCCAGATCCCGTGCATCGAGCGCAACGGCATGGCCTCGGTCAAGGCGATCACGGCGGCCCGGATGGCACTGCGCGGCGACGGCCGCCACCACGTCTCCCTCGACAAGGCGATCAAGACCATGAAGGAGACCGGCGCCGACATGAAGGTCAAGTACAAGGAGACCTCGCGCGGCGGCCTCGCGGTCAACGTCATCGAGTGCTGA
- the glyA gene encoding serine hydroxymethyltransferase, translating into MTVLNQSLHALDPEIAAAVDAELHRQQTTLEMIASENFAPVAVMEAQGSVLTNKYAEGYPGRRYYGGCEHVDVAEQIAIDRVKALFGAEHANVQPHSGAQANAAAMFALIQPGDTILGLSLAHGGHLTHGMKINFSGKLYNVAAYHVDEKTNTVDMAEVERLAKEHQPKLIIAGWSAYPRQLDFAEFRRIADEVGALLMVDMAHFAGLVAAGLHPNPVPYADVVTTTTHKTLGGPRGGVILSKAEYAKKINSAVFPGQQGGPLEHVIAGKAVAFKVAASEEFKERQERTLAGAKILAERLLKSDATEAGVSVLSGGTDVHLVLVDLRNSELDGQQAEDRLHEVGITVNRNAIPNDPRPPMVTSGLRIGTPALATRGFQAEDFREVADIIAEALLPTFDEAKATALKTRVSALAAKYPLYPNL; encoded by the coding sequence ATGACTGTCCTCAACCAGTCCCTGCACGCTCTCGACCCGGAGATCGCCGCCGCGGTCGACGCCGAGCTGCACCGTCAGCAGACCACCCTGGAAATGATCGCCTCCGAGAACTTCGCCCCGGTGGCGGTCATGGAGGCCCAGGGCTCGGTGCTGACCAACAAGTACGCCGAGGGCTACCCCGGCCGTCGCTACTACGGCGGCTGCGAGCACGTCGACGTGGCCGAGCAGATCGCCATCGACCGGGTGAAGGCGCTGTTCGGCGCCGAGCACGCGAACGTCCAGCCGCACTCGGGCGCGCAGGCGAACGCCGCGGCGATGTTCGCGCTGATCCAGCCGGGCGACACCATCCTGGGCCTGAGCCTGGCGCACGGCGGCCACCTGACCCACGGCATGAAGATCAACTTCTCCGGCAAGCTCTACAACGTGGCCGCGTACCACGTGGACGAGAAGACCAACACGGTCGACATGGCCGAGGTCGAGCGCCTCGCCAAGGAGCACCAGCCCAAGCTGATCATCGCGGGCTGGTCCGCCTACCCGCGCCAGCTGGACTTCGCCGAGTTCCGCCGCATCGCGGACGAGGTCGGCGCGCTGCTCATGGTCGACATGGCGCACTTCGCCGGCCTGGTGGCCGCGGGCCTGCACCCCAACCCGGTGCCGTACGCGGACGTGGTGACCACCACGACCCACAAGACCCTCGGCGGCCCCCGCGGCGGCGTGATCCTCTCCAAGGCCGAGTACGCCAAGAAGATCAACTCCGCGGTCTTCCCCGGCCAGCAGGGCGGTCCGCTGGAGCACGTGATCGCCGGCAAGGCCGTCGCGTTCAAGGTCGCCGCCTCCGAGGAGTTCAAGGAGCGCCAGGAGCGCACCCTGGCCGGCGCCAAGATCCTCGCCGAGCGCCTGCTGAAGTCGGACGCCACCGAGGCCGGCGTGTCCGTCCTGTCCGGCGGCACCGACGTCCACCTCGTCCTGGTCGACCTGCGCAACAGCGAGCTGGACGGCCAGCAGGCCGAGGACCGCCTGCACGAGGTCGGCATCACGGTCAACCGCAACGCGATCCCGAACGACCCGCGTCCGCCGATGGTCACCTCCGGCCTGCGGATCGGCACGCCGGCGCTCGCCACCCGCGGCTTCCAGGCCGAGGACTTCCGCGAGGTCGCCGACATCATCGCCGAGGCGCTGCTGCCGACCTTCGACGAGGCCAAGGCCACCGCCCTGAAGACCCGGGTCAGCGCGCTGGCCGCGAAGTACCCGCTGTACCCGAACCTGTAG
- the gcvH gene encoding glycine cleavage system protein GcvH, with protein sequence MSNPQHLQFSKEHEWLTAAEGGVSTIGITAHAADALGDIVYVQLPEVGDTVTAGETCGELESTKSVSDLYSPATGEVVEVNQAVIDEPALVNSAPFEGGWLFKVRLDGEPADLLSADEYTALTGG encoded by the coding sequence ATGAGCAACCCCCAGCACCTGCAGTTCAGCAAGGAGCACGAGTGGCTGACGGCCGCCGAGGGCGGTGTCTCGACCATCGGCATCACCGCCCACGCGGCGGACGCCCTCGGTGACATCGTCTACGTGCAGCTGCCCGAGGTCGGCGACACCGTCACCGCAGGTGAGACCTGTGGCGAGCTTGAGTCCACCAAGTCGGTCAGCGACCTGTACTCCCCCGCCACCGGCGAGGTCGTCGAGGTCAACCAGGCCGTCATCGACGAGCCGGCCCTGGTGAACTCCGCCCCCTTCGAGGGTGGCTGGCTGTTCAAGGTCCGGCTCGACGGTGAGCCCGCGGACCTGCTGAGCGCCGACGAGTACACCGCCCTCACCGGCGGCTGA
- the gcvT gene encoding glycine cleavage system aminomethyltransferase GcvT, which yields MSSPRLTALDALHRALGATMTDFAGWDMPLRYGSEREEHLAVRTKAGLFDLSHMGEITVSGPQAGELLDHALVGFISALGVLRARYTMICAEDGGILDDLIVYRTAEDEYMVVANASNAQVVLDALTARAEGFDAVVRDDRDAYALIAVQGPEANGILASVTDADLPGLKYYALLPATVAGKQVWLARTGYTGEDGFEIFSAPADAEHLWNALTEAGQGVGLVPCGLSCRDTLRLEAGMPLYGHELNTELTPFDAGLGRVVRFDKTTNGGAFVGRKALEQAAAEAETNPPRVLVGLVSEGRRVPRAEYAVVDAEGAPIGRITSGAPSPTLGRPIAIAYVDAAHATPGGTVAVDVRGKHEPVQVVALPFYKRAR from the coding sequence ATGTCGTCCCCCCGTCTCACCGCGCTCGACGCGCTGCACCGCGCCCTCGGCGCCACCATGACCGACTTCGCCGGCTGGGACATGCCGCTGCGCTACGGCAGCGAGCGCGAGGAGCACCTCGCCGTCCGGACGAAGGCCGGCCTGTTCGACCTCTCGCACATGGGTGAGATCACCGTCTCGGGCCCGCAGGCGGGCGAGCTGCTGGACCACGCGCTGGTCGGCTTCATCTCCGCGCTGGGCGTGCTCCGCGCCCGCTACACCATGATCTGCGCCGAGGACGGCGGCATCCTGGACGACCTGATCGTCTACCGGACCGCCGAGGACGAGTACATGGTGGTCGCGAACGCCTCCAACGCCCAGGTGGTGCTGGACGCGCTGACCGCCCGCGCCGAGGGCTTCGACGCGGTGGTGCGCGACGACCGCGACGCGTACGCGCTGATCGCCGTGCAGGGTCCGGAGGCGAACGGCATCCTGGCCTCCGTCACCGACGCCGACCTGCCGGGCCTCAAGTACTACGCGCTGCTGCCCGCGACCGTGGCCGGCAAGCAGGTCTGGCTGGCCCGGACGGGCTACACCGGCGAGGACGGCTTCGAGATCTTCTCGGCCCCCGCCGACGCCGAGCACCTGTGGAACGCGCTGACCGAGGCGGGGCAGGGCGTCGGCCTGGTCCCGTGCGGCCTGTCCTGCCGGGACACGCTGCGCCTGGAGGCGGGCATGCCGCTGTACGGGCACGAGCTGAACACCGAGCTGACGCCGTTCGACGCGGGCCTGGGCCGGGTGGTGCGTTTCGACAAGACCACCAACGGCGGCGCCTTCGTCGGGCGCAAGGCGCTGGAGCAGGCGGCCGCCGAGGCGGAGACGAACCCGCCGCGGGTGCTGGTCGGCCTGGTCTCCGAGGGCCGGCGGGTGCCGCGGGCCGAGTACGCGGTGGTGGACGCCGAGGGCGCCCCGATCGGCCGGATCACCTCGGGTGCGCCGTCCCCGACGCTGGGCAGGCCGATCGCGATCGCCTACGTGGACGCGGCGCACGCGACGCCGGGCGGCACCGTCGCGGTGGACGTGCGCGGCAAGCACGAGCCCGTCCAGGTGGTCGCGCTGCCGTTCTACAAGCGCGCCCGCTGA
- a CDS encoding enhanced serine sensitivity protein SseB C-terminal domain-containing protein: MGYPAEETQAWGGPEAAPPGGSWPANELEQVLTAALGDPGATPRVIEVLARSQVWIPLPAGADPQGQSLDLPTIELAGAPYVPVFSSQEQFLQHAPGLAFAVAPVWEFARGLPLGLGIAVNPDAPVGIPVPPAGVAELRRGPREDRWDTQTDAGAGGRVALREPAPEEEPFAFLSAAAAELAALPGVLTARRALASVEGEPTVMFVGVQLDQAWPADPGAVNEALGRALGTAPLPGGVHLVLLDLVDDPVVEWLLGRVQPFYTRM; this comes from the coding sequence ATGGGTTACCCGGCGGAGGAGACGCAGGCATGGGGCGGGCCGGAGGCGGCGCCGCCCGGGGGGAGCTGGCCCGCCAACGAGCTGGAGCAGGTGCTCACCGCCGCGCTGGGCGACCCGGGTGCCACGCCGCGGGTGATCGAGGTGCTGGCGCGCAGCCAGGTCTGGATCCCCCTGCCGGCCGGCGCCGACCCGCAGGGGCAGTCGCTGGACCTGCCGACCATCGAACTGGCGGGCGCGCCGTACGTCCCGGTGTTCTCCTCCCAGGAGCAGTTCCTGCAGCACGCCCCCGGGCTGGCCTTCGCGGTCGCCCCGGTGTGGGAGTTCGCGCGGGGGTTGCCGCTGGGGCTGGGGATCGCGGTCAACCCGGACGCGCCGGTGGGCATCCCGGTGCCGCCGGCCGGGGTGGCCGAATTGCGCCGCGGGCCGCGGGAGGACCGCTGGGACACCCAGACGGACGCCGGTGCCGGTGGCCGGGTGGCGCTGCGGGAGCCCGCGCCGGAGGAGGAGCCGTTCGCCTTCCTCTCCGCGGCGGCCGCCGAACTGGCCGCGCTGCCGGGGGTGCTGACGGCACGTCGGGCGCTGGCCAGCGTGGAGGGGGAGCCGACCGTCATGTTCGTCGGGGTCCAGCTCGACCAGGCCTGGCCGGCCGACCCGGGCGCGGTGAACGAGGCGCTCGGGCGGGCGCTGGGAACCGCGCCGCTTCCCGGTGGCGTCCACCTCGTGCTGCTCGACCTCGTGGACGACCCGGTGGTCGAGTGGCTGCTCGGCCGGGTACAGCCCTTCTACACAAGGATGTGA
- a CDS encoding enhanced serine sensitivity protein SseB C-terminal domain-containing protein, with product MNAAAAGGGAPGPWGPPPAARPGGDPGALERALREVAPERYEAYEGMLRALAEGQVWMLLWHGSAGSPDAQYGNMDVSGHGYAPAVTSPEQLASSGWARGHEVISGQEIAASLYRTRWGLWLNPHAPGGGVGIPWADLRRIAAGLDRLPAGPLHLSEPQVQAPQFYGLLEHQALEVRAVRALRRAWVRPAVGEPYLAIGLELYDTSPPAVEAVRALMQRAIAVAPEGLAVSTVAMGDEYDPVAMWMRANARPFFDREAAGRPPVAPYPAQAYPPQASYPYGTQPPPAGPGWPQQPWPGYPGR from the coding sequence ATGAACGCGGCAGCGGCCGGCGGCGGAGCACCGGGGCCTTGGGGCCCGCCTCCCGCGGCGCGCCCCGGGGGTGACCCGGGGGCGCTGGAACGCGCCCTGCGCGAGGTCGCGCCGGAGCGGTACGAGGCGTACGAGGGCATGCTGCGGGCGCTGGCCGAGGGCCAGGTCTGGATGCTGCTCTGGCACGGTTCCGCGGGCAGCCCGGACGCGCAGTACGGGAACATGGACGTCTCCGGGCACGGGTACGCGCCCGCGGTCACCTCGCCCGAGCAACTGGCGTCCAGCGGCTGGGCCCGCGGGCACGAGGTGATCTCCGGGCAGGAGATCGCCGCCTCGCTGTACCGCACCCGCTGGGGCCTGTGGCTGAACCCGCACGCCCCCGGCGGCGGTGTCGGCATCCCCTGGGCGGACCTGCGGCGGATCGCGGCGGGTCTGGACCGGCTGCCGGCCGGGCCGCTGCACCTGAGCGAACCGCAGGTCCAGGCACCGCAGTTCTACGGGCTGCTGGAGCACCAGGCGCTGGAGGTGCGGGCCGTCCGGGCGCTGCGCCGGGCCTGGGTGCGTCCCGCCGTGGGGGAGCCGTACCTGGCGATCGGACTGGAACTGTACGACACCTCGCCGCCGGCGGTGGAGGCGGTCCGGGCACTGATGCAGCGGGCGATCGCGGTGGCCCCCGAGGGGCTCGCGGTGTCGACCGTGGCGATGGGCGACGAGTACGACCCGGTGGCGATGTGGATGCGGGCCAACGCGCGCCCGTTCTTCGACCGGGAGGCGGCCGGCCGGCCGCCGGTGGCCCCGTACCCGGCCCAGGCGTACCCGCCGCAGGCCTCGTACCCGTACGGCACCCAGCCACCGCCGGCGGGCCCGGGGTGGCCGCAGCAGCCGTGGCCGGGCTATCCGGGCCGCTGA
- a CDS encoding ABC transporter permease, whose translation MTTPIDTTGSAGPAETGAAPAAAPVKKIEGRSPGRIAWDRLKRDKVALAGGVVVMLLILAALFAPVLSSLFGHPVDEPHPDQINPELGLPKGAFGGISGDFLLGVDPTFGRDVFSRILYGAQISLLVAFLAAGVSVVIGVLMGVAAGYFGGWIDSAISRVMDVLLAFPQLLFSIALVSVMPNDLLGLSGSGVRMAILILVIGFFGWPYIGRIVRGQALSLREREFVDAARSLGAGPVHILLRELLPNLVAPILVYTTLIIPTNILSEAALSFLGAGVKPPTPSWGQMLSQATKIYQVDPTYMVVPGLAIFITVLAFNLFGDGLRDALDPKGN comes from the coding sequence ATGACCACACCCATCGACACCACCGGATCCGCCGGCCCGGCCGAGACCGGAGCGGCACCCGCAGCGGCGCCGGTCAAGAAGATCGAAGGCCGTTCCCCGGGCAGAATCGCCTGGGACCGCCTCAAACGCGACAAGGTCGCCCTCGCGGGCGGCGTCGTGGTGATGCTGCTGATCCTCGCCGCGCTGTTCGCGCCGGTGCTCAGCTCGCTCTTCGGGCACCCGGTCGACGAACCGCACCCGGATCAGATCAACCCCGAACTGGGGCTGCCCAAGGGCGCGTTCGGCGGCATCAGCGGTGACTTCCTGCTGGGTGTCGACCCCACCTTCGGCCGGGACGTCTTCAGCCGGATCCTCTACGGCGCCCAGATCTCGCTGCTGGTGGCCTTCCTCGCGGCCGGGGTCTCGGTCGTCATCGGCGTCCTGATGGGCGTCGCGGCCGGCTACTTCGGCGGCTGGATCGACTCCGCGATCAGCCGGGTCATGGACGTCCTGCTCGCCTTCCCCCAGCTGCTGTTCTCGATCGCGCTGGTCTCGGTGATGCCCAACGACCTGCTCGGCCTGAGCGGCAGCGGCGTCCGGATGGCGATCCTGATCCTGGTCATCGGCTTCTTCGGCTGGCCCTACATCGGACGCATCGTCCGCGGCCAGGCCCTGTCGCTGCGCGAACGCGAGTTCGTCGACGCGGCCCGGAGCCTCGGCGCCGGCCCGGTGCACATCCTGCTGCGCGAGCTGCTGCCCAACCTGGTCGCCCCGATCCTCGTCTACACGACGCTGATCATCCCGACCAACATCCTCAGCGAGGCGGCGCTCAGCTTCCTCGGCGCGGGCGTCAAGCCGCCCACGCCCTCCTGGGGGCAGATGCTCTCCCAGGCCACCAAGATCTACCAGGTGGACCCGACCTACATGGTCGTCCCCGGTCTCGCGATCTTCATCACCGTGCTCGCCTTCAACCTCTTCGGCGACGGGCTGCGTGACGCGCTCGACCCCAAGGGCAACTGA